A stretch of Candidatus Binatia bacterium DNA encodes these proteins:
- a CDS encoding acetate--CoA ligase family protein, translated as MPESSAGPSHTLSEYESKQRLASLGVPVAVEKLAATADDAARAAEEIGGPVAVKLCGDKIAHKTERNLVRLGVAPGEATRAAAAELLAAARPEDGDVGVLVAQMVSGRRELIAGCVQDPTFGNCVMLGIGGIFAEALADVVFRLVPLSPADAASMIDDLHNQKMLDDFRGEPAVDREALTQVLLGLSRLVESDPQIVSVDLNPLIVSEGRPVAVDALIEVRGE; from the coding sequence ATGCCCGAATCGAGCGCCGGCCCTTCCCACACCCTTTCCGAGTACGAATCCAAGCAGCGCTTGGCGTCTCTCGGCGTTCCGGTAGCGGTCGAGAAGCTCGCGGCCACCGCGGATGACGCCGCGCGCGCCGCCGAGGAAATCGGCGGTCCGGTCGCCGTGAAGCTCTGCGGCGACAAGATCGCGCACAAGACGGAACGGAATCTCGTCCGTTTGGGCGTCGCCCCTGGCGAGGCGACGCGCGCCGCGGCAGCCGAGCTCCTGGCAGCCGCTCGGCCCGAAGACGGCGATGTCGGCGTCCTGGTCGCTCAGATGGTCTCCGGGCGCCGCGAGCTCATCGCCGGCTGCGTCCAGGATCCGACCTTCGGCAACTGCGTGATGCTGGGCATCGGCGGAATCTTCGCCGAAGCTCTCGCCGACGTCGTGTTCCGCCTGGTGCCCCTCTCCCCCGCCGACGCCGCCTCCATGATCGACGACCTCCACAACCAGAAGATGCTCGACGACTTCCGCGGCGAGCCCGCCGTGGATCGCGAGGCGCTCACACAGGTCCTCCTCGGCCTCAGCCGGCTCGTCGAATCCGATCCGCAGATCGTGTCGGTCGACCTGAACCCACTCATCGTTTCAGAAGGCCGACCCGTCGCGGTCGATGCCCTCATCGAGGTTCGCGGAGAATGA
- a CDS encoding CoA-binding protein, translated as MSTEILERFRPLFEPRGIIIAGASSHPGKFGFVAAHNILSEGFPGEVFLTNRDGAEILGRQTLTSIDDVPEGAADLVFVCTPQKTLPDLLRSCAAKGVKAAFVTTAGYGELGEEGKQAEKDLVDLCAELDILLLGPNGQGVISTPAKLCAQIVAPFPPRGNIAIASQSGGFVQAFQNYAVKTGVGISRAVSAGNCAATNVEDYLEYFAADPETAVSLIYIEGIEDGRRFYDTVKRAAAEKPLVVLKGGATSGGQRAAASHTGALATDDNVFDGMCRQAGLTRATSVEEAFELAASFATHPLPRGGNVFVLTTAGGWGVVTADRITSSRNLDLMPIPDDLKAEFDKRLPPRWSRNNPADLAGSETRDTVAECLELVAGHSEVDSVLLLGVGIQSNLGAMERAGRFYPGHGLERIVEFHERQDTRYAQLSMDLEKRFDKPVLVATELVDCQSENAGPKTLRDAGSLAYASSYRAVTALEHLYRHSQHRAQR; from the coding sequence ATGAGCACCGAGATCCTGGAGCGCTTCCGTCCCCTGTTCGAACCCCGCGGCATCATCATCGCCGGGGCCTCGAGCCATCCGGGGAAGTTCGGCTTCGTCGCCGCGCACAACATCCTGAGCGAAGGATTCCCCGGTGAGGTCTTCCTCACGAACCGCGACGGCGCCGAGATTCTAGGACGCCAGACGCTCACGTCGATCGACGACGTACCCGAGGGCGCGGCCGACCTCGTGTTCGTCTGCACACCACAGAAGACCCTCCCCGACCTGCTCCGCAGCTGTGCGGCCAAAGGCGTGAAGGCAGCGTTCGTCACAACGGCCGGCTATGGCGAGCTCGGCGAAGAAGGCAAGCAAGCCGAGAAGGACCTCGTCGATCTCTGCGCCGAGCTCGACATCCTCCTCCTCGGCCCGAACGGCCAGGGAGTCATCTCGACCCCCGCGAAGCTCTGCGCGCAGATCGTGGCTCCGTTCCCGCCACGGGGCAACATCGCAATCGCGAGCCAATCCGGCGGATTCGTGCAGGCGTTCCAGAACTACGCGGTCAAGACGGGCGTCGGCATCAGCCGCGCCGTTTCCGCCGGCAACTGCGCCGCAACGAACGTCGAAGACTACCTCGAATACTTCGCGGCCGATCCCGAGACCGCCGTCAGCCTCATCTACATCGAAGGCATCGAAGACGGACGACGGTTCTACGACACCGTAAAGCGCGCCGCGGCGGAGAAACCTCTCGTCGTCCTGAAGGGCGGCGCCACGTCCGGCGGGCAACGCGCGGCCGCGTCGCACACGGGCGCGCTCGCGACCGACGACAACGTGTTCGACGGAATGTGTCGGCAAGCCGGGCTCACCCGCGCGACCTCGGTCGAGGAAGCCTTCGAGCTGGCGGCGAGCTTCGCGACCCACCCTCTCCCGCGCGGCGGGAACGTCTTCGTCCTCACCACCGCCGGCGGATGGGGCGTCGTGACCGCGGACCGCATCACCAGCTCGCGCAACCTCGATCTCATGCCGATTCCGGATGACCTCAAGGCGGAGTTCGACAAGCGACTGCCTCCACGTTGGAGCCGCAACAACCCGGCCGACCTCGCCGGTTCCGAGACGCGCGACACTGTCGCGGAGTGCCTCGAACTCGTTGCCGGCCATTCCGAAGTCGACTCGGTGCTCCTCCTCGGCGTCGGAATCCAATCGAACCTCGGCGCCATGGAACGCGCGGGCCGCTTCTACCCCGGTCACGGCCTCGAGCGGATCGTCGAATTCCACGAGCGGCAGGACACCCGTTACGCGCAGCTCTCGATGGACCTCGAGAAGCGCTTCGACAAGCCCGTTCTCGTCGCAACGGAGTTGGTCGACTGTCAGTCCGAAAACGCTGGCCCAAAAACTCTGCGCGACGCCGGCAGTCTCGCCTATGCCTCGTCGTACCGTGCCGTAACCGCGCTGGAACACCTCTACCGCCACTCGCAGCACCGCGCCCAACGTTGA
- a CDS encoding DUF3604 domain-containing protein encodes MKKLLLALALLLTGGTIVVRGMAGGWLGTHEAPGEITQRRVPAKIIADREDTQTAAAEGVGAGTDKQILFGDLHVHTTFSPDAFFASLPILQGEGAHPPADACDYARYCSALDFWSINDHAEGITPQHWAETVESIRQCNEVSGDAENPDVVAFLGWEWTQVGQTPDTHYGHKNVILHGIEDDEIPARPIGSRGLAQQAMTQGLPTLAAAAIGIGGGDRRYNDLLYYLNERAEADVCPDGVPERELPVDCMESAQTPGVLFDKLDDWGVDSIVIPHGTTWGFYTPAGSTWKKQLTAEEHDPKRQTLVEIYSGHGNSEEYRDFRAVRYDEDGNPYCPEPSRDYLPSCWRAGEIIRDRCAKEGHDADECDQRAAQARAHYLGGGNSGHHAIPGVTANDWLDAGQCQDCFLPSFNYRPGGSVQYMMALRNFDEPEGPGRFRFGFMASSDNHTARPGTGYKEIDRRENTEAAGVMDESGNAMLRAPASEPVAKSQSAAGLVDTMQAFQLMEMERQSSFFLTGGLVATHASGRDRDAIWNAFDRREVYGTSGDRILLWFDLLDDGGHAIVPMGGELEMFQTPRFRVRAVGAFKQKPGCPADAGEALDTARLHHLCRGECYNPSDDRKRITRIEVIRIRPQAHKDEPLADLIEDPWRVFTCEPDPTGCFVEFDDPQFASSGRNALYYVRAIQEPSPAVNADSLRCERDADGSCLDVAPCYGDFRTDYEDDCLAESEERAWSSPIFIDHLRARPGA; translated from the coding sequence ATGAAGAAGCTCCTGCTTGCCCTAGCCCTCCTCCTCACCGGCGGCACCATCGTCGTACGCGGCATGGCGGGCGGCTGGTTGGGCACGCACGAAGCGCCGGGCGAAATCACACAGCGACGCGTGCCCGCGAAGATCATCGCGGACCGCGAGGACACCCAGACGGCCGCCGCCGAGGGGGTAGGCGCGGGCACCGACAAACAGATCCTCTTCGGGGACCTGCACGTTCACACGACATTCTCGCCCGACGCCTTCTTCGCCAGCCTCCCGATCCTGCAGGGCGAAGGCGCGCATCCGCCCGCCGACGCCTGCGACTACGCACGCTACTGTTCGGCTCTCGATTTCTGGTCGATCAACGACCACGCGGAAGGCATCACGCCGCAGCACTGGGCGGAAACCGTCGAGAGCATCCGCCAGTGCAACGAAGTTTCGGGGGACGCAGAGAATCCCGACGTGGTCGCGTTCCTGGGTTGGGAGTGGACCCAAGTCGGCCAGACGCCGGACACGCACTACGGACACAAGAACGTGATCCTGCACGGGATCGAGGACGACGAGATCCCCGCACGGCCGATCGGTTCACGTGGCCTCGCCCAGCAAGCGATGACGCAGGGGTTGCCGACGCTCGCCGCGGCGGCAATTGGCATCGGCGGTGGCGATCGGCGCTACAACGACCTCCTGTATTACCTGAACGAGCGAGCGGAAGCGGACGTCTGCCCCGACGGCGTTCCGGAGCGCGAACTGCCCGTCGACTGCATGGAGAGCGCGCAGACGCCGGGCGTTCTGTTCGACAAGCTCGACGATTGGGGCGTCGACTCGATCGTCATTCCGCACGGGACGACTTGGGGCTTCTACACGCCCGCCGGCTCCACCTGGAAAAAGCAGCTGACAGCCGAGGAGCACGATCCGAAGCGGCAGACTCTCGTCGAGATCTACTCGGGCCATGGAAACTCCGAGGAATATCGTGACTTCCGCGCGGTCCGGTACGACGAGGACGGCAACCCGTACTGCCCTGAGCCGAGCCGGGACTACCTCCCCTCGTGCTGGCGCGCCGGTGAGATCATTCGCGACCGTTGCGCGAAGGAAGGCCACGACGCGGACGAGTGCGACCAACGCGCGGCGCAGGCGCGAGCGCACTACCTCGGCGGCGGGAACAGCGGCCATCACGCCATCCCCGGCGTCACGGCCAACGATTGGCTGGACGCGGGCCAGTGTCAGGACTGCTTTCTTCCCTCGTTCAACTACCGTCCGGGCGGCTCCGTCCAATACATGATGGCTCTGCGCAACTTCGATGAGCCCGAGGGCCCCGGGCGCTTTCGCTTCGGCTTCATGGCCTCCAGCGACAACCACACCGCGCGCCCGGGCACGGGCTATAAAGAGATCGATCGACGAGAGAACACGGAGGCGGCCGGTGTGATGGACGAATCTGGGAACGCCATGCTGCGGGCGCCCGCGAGCGAGCCCGTCGCGAAGTCGCAATCCGCTGCGGGTCTCGTGGACACCATGCAGGCGTTCCAGCTCATGGAGATGGAGCGGCAGTCCTCGTTCTTCCTCACCGGCGGACTCGTTGCGACGCATGCGAGCGGCCGTGACCGCGACGCCATCTGGAACGCCTTCGACCGACGTGAGGTCTACGGAACCAGCGGCGATCGCATCCTACTATGGTTTGATCTGCTCGACGACGGAGGCCACGCGATCGTGCCGATGGGCGGCGAGCTCGAGATGTTCCAGACGCCACGGTTCCGGGTTCGCGCCGTCGGCGCGTTCAAGCAGAAGCCGGGCTGCCCGGCGGACGCGGGCGAGGCCCTCGATACGGCGAGGCTGCACCACCTCTGCCGCGGCGAGTGCTACAATCCGTCGGACGACCGCAAGCGCATCACCCGCATCGAAGTCATCCGTATCCGTCCGCAGGCCCACAAAGACGAGCCGCTCGCCGATCTGATCGAAGACCCGTGGCGCGTGTTCACCTGCGAGCCGGACCCCACCGGCTGCTTCGTGGAGTTCGACGATCCGCAGTTTGCCTCCTCGGGACGCAACGCGCTGTATTACGTTCGGGCGATCCAGGAGCCCTCGCCCGCCGTCAACGCCGACTCGCTTCGTTGTGAGCGCGACGCCGACGGTAGCTGCCTCGACGTCGCCCCCTGCTACGGTGACTTCCGCACCGACTACGAGGACGACTGCCTGGCCGAGAGCGAAGAACGCGCCTGGTCCTCCCCCATCTTCATCGATCACCTTCGCGCCCGCCCGGGCGCCTGA
- a CDS encoding acetyl-CoA C-acyltransferase, with product MAEAFIVGAVRTAAGRKRGKLAKQHPIDLGAKILDELIARTGADANLVEDVVFGCVNQVGSQGTNIARNAVLSSSLPEAVPATTVDRQCGSSQQAVHFAAQAVLSGVHDVVIAGGVEVMSLVPIGGNAIAGHKVGYGSPYGAGMKKRYPGVKFNQFDGAEMLAQQHGINRAALDAFGVASHQKAARATEEGRFQREIMPIEIENEDGGKEMFQKDEGIRYDANIETMAGLKSLSDAGLLTAGTSSQISDGAAALLICNEEGLAKLGLTARARIKAMSVVGADPIVMLGAPIPATEKLLSKSGTAIGDVDLYEVNEAFASVPLAWAKGVGADEGKLNVNGGAMALGHPLGCTGAKLMTTLLHELERTDGSLGLQTMCEGGGLANATLIERI from the coding sequence ATGGCTGAAGCATTCATCGTCGGAGCCGTCCGCACCGCCGCCGGGCGCAAGCGCGGCAAACTCGCAAAGCAGCACCCCATCGACCTCGGAGCAAAGATCCTCGACGAACTGATCGCCCGGACCGGCGCGGACGCGAACCTCGTCGAGGACGTGGTCTTCGGGTGTGTGAACCAGGTCGGTTCGCAGGGGACGAACATCGCCCGCAACGCCGTGCTGTCCTCGAGCTTGCCGGAAGCAGTGCCCGCGACGACGGTCGACCGACAATGCGGCTCTTCACAGCAGGCCGTCCACTTCGCGGCACAGGCCGTGCTATCCGGCGTTCACGACGTGGTCATCGCAGGCGGCGTCGAGGTCATGAGCCTCGTCCCGATCGGCGGCAACGCGATCGCCGGCCACAAGGTCGGGTACGGGTCACCCTACGGCGCCGGAATGAAGAAGCGCTACCCGGGCGTGAAGTTCAATCAGTTCGACGGAGCCGAGATGCTCGCCCAGCAGCACGGCATCAACCGCGCGGCCCTCGACGCCTTCGGCGTTGCCTCCCACCAGAAGGCGGCCCGTGCGACCGAAGAAGGACGCTTCCAGCGCGAGATCATGCCGATCGAGATCGAGAACGAAGACGGCGGCAAAGAGATGTTCCAGAAGGACGAGGGCATCCGCTACGACGCCAACATCGAAACGATGGCCGGCCTCAAGTCCCTCTCCGATGCCGGACTCCTCACCGCGGGGACCTCGAGTCAGATCTCGGATGGTGCGGCCGCACTCTTGATCTGCAACGAGGAGGGTCTCGCGAAGCTCGGCCTCACCGCGCGGGCCCGCATCAAGGCGATGAGCGTCGTCGGCGCCGACCCGATCGTCATGCTCGGCGCGCCGATCCCGGCGACGGAGAAGCTTCTGTCGAAGAGCGGCACCGCGATCGGTGACGTCGACCTGTACGAAGTCAACGAAGCGTTCGCCTCGGTTCCGCTCGCCTGGGCGAAGGGCGTCGGCGCGGATGAGGGCAAGCTCAACGTGAACGGCGGCGCCATGGCACTTGGTCACCCTCTGGGCTGTACCGGCGCTAAGTTGATGACGACCCTCCTGCACGAACTCGAGCGGACCGACGGTTCGCTGGGTCTGCAGACGATGTGCGAAGGCGGCGGCCTCGCCAACGCCACGCTGATCGAACGGATCTAA
- a CDS encoding GNAT family N-acetyltransferase translates to MLEDRPLEFGGRELAEVSRVLSSVFAGFTHLTPGYLAWSYCENPVGSAVGRNAWDGERLAAHYVTLPLRARLFGAEARGVLSLHTATDPAYQGQGLFTRLAEATYADAAAAGYDFVVGVANASSTPGFVRKLGFQLVSPLDVRIGLGSPPPPSAAAQGPCFERLWDENELEWRFGCPARSYRRTAGAGGFTVYAPTGRFGIWVELVSLPAEECIAQSALGKLPRLGVQNPVRLWMGLDGSREWFGRPWLPLPEFARPSPLNLIYRDLREPGRTLDPAHVRFSAIDFDAY, encoded by the coding sequence ATGCTTGAAGACCGGCCCCTCGAGTTTGGAGGCCGTGAACTCGCCGAGGTTTCTCGTGTGCTGTCGTCGGTCTTTGCCGGCTTCACGCATTTGACTCCGGGCTACCTGGCCTGGTCGTACTGCGAGAATCCGGTCGGCTCCGCCGTCGGCCGAAACGCCTGGGATGGGGAGCGGTTGGCGGCGCACTACGTCACACTGCCTTTGAGGGCGCGGCTGTTCGGCGCCGAGGCGCGCGGGGTTCTGTCGCTGCACACGGCAACGGATCCGGCCTATCAGGGGCAGGGCCTGTTTACGCGGCTCGCGGAGGCGACGTACGCAGATGCCGCGGCGGCCGGATACGACTTCGTGGTTGGTGTCGCCAATGCGTCGAGCACGCCGGGCTTCGTGCGGAAGCTCGGCTTCCAGCTGGTGAGCCCTCTCGATGTCCGGATCGGGCTCGGTTCGCCGCCGCCGCCATCCGCCGCGGCCCAGGGCCCGTGCTTCGAACGTCTATGGGACGAGAACGAGCTCGAATGGCGCTTCGGCTGTCCAGCGCGCTCGTACCGGCGAACCGCAGGTGCGGGCGGTTTCACGGTCTACGCACCGACGGGCCGGTTCGGCATCTGGGTGGAACTCGTGAGCCTCCCGGCTGAGGAGTGCATCGCGCAGAGTGCGCTCGGCAAGCTCCCAAGGCTCGGTGTGCAGAACCCGGTGCGGTTGTGGATGGGGCTCGACGGCTCGAGGGAGTGGTTCGGGCGGCCGTGGCTCCCGCTCCCGGAGTTCGCTCGGCCATCGCCGCTGAATCTGATCTACCGCGACCTGCGCGAGCCCGGCCGCACGCTGGATCCGGCGCACGTCCGGTTCTCGGCGATCGACTTCGACGCGTATTGA